The Spirosoma foliorum genome has a window encoding:
- a CDS encoding Lrp/AsnC family transcriptional regulator yields MSIHKLDQIDRNVLEILQANAKITNAQLSKEIGLSPAPTLERVKKLETSGIIQSYHAQLSREKIGLGVTTFVMVTLVGHKKDTTMSFVDRVNQIPEIIECHHITGSGDFLLKVISKDISSYQALMLDVINEIDEVASTQTMVIMSTFKESKVLPIP; encoded by the coding sequence ATGTCAATTCATAAATTAGATCAGATAGATCGCAACGTATTAGAGATTTTACAAGCTAACGCTAAAATTACTAACGCACAGCTTTCTAAAGAAATTGGCCTTTCGCCAGCCCCTACACTTGAGCGGGTAAAAAAACTAGAAACCTCAGGAATTATTCAGAGCTATCATGCTCAGTTAAGCCGGGAGAAAATTGGCCTGGGCGTAACCACATTCGTTATGGTGACGCTGGTTGGCCACAAAAAAGACACAACAATGTCGTTTGTGGATCGGGTGAATCAGATTCCCGAAATTATCGAATGCCACCACATCACTGGCTCAGGAGACTTTCTACTCAAGGTGATTTCGAAAGATATCTCGTCGTATCAGGCTCTGATGCTCGATGTAATCAACGAAATTGACGAAGTAGCCAGCACTCAAACCATGGTTATCATGTCGACTTTTAAGGAAAGCAAAGTGTTGCCAATTCCATGA
- the bshC gene encoding bacillithiol biosynthesis cysteine-adding enzyme BshC, protein MDCQYLPLTSTGQFSSLFLDYINKKDSLTPFYNRFPDVAAFGGQIADKSFDASKRQVLVNTLERQYAGIANKPDFSVLLQPNTFTVTTGHQLNIFTGPLYIVYKLITTINLARKLKETYPDYNFVPVYWMATEDHDFAEINHFSMFGRSYVWQTEQRGAVGRMNPQELKALFTQIPEKLALFEEAYFNQDTLANAVRYYINELFGAEGLVCLDADDAALKRLFAPVMRDELIHHRSGELVQQKTQELENLGYKTVIAPRDINLFYLDDQLRERIERKGDGTYKIINTQLKFSEPELLDILEQNPERFSPNVVLRPLYQETILPNLAYIGGPSEVPYWLQLKGVFEHFQTAFPILMPRNFAMYVPAVSAKRICKLGLTPEELFQDTLTLKHAYVEHHARHALKFDNENKTVNKALDAILHKAQMVDPTLEKAVLAETKRFANAVARLEKKMRRAEERNQETGVRQLLAVKNELFPNGGLQERSENFLTFYLTDRQFLQKMLAVFNPFDYRMQLCLE, encoded by the coding sequence ATGGACTGTCAGTACCTGCCGCTTACCTCAACCGGCCAGTTTTCGTCACTATTCCTAGATTACATCAACAAAAAAGATAGTTTAACTCCTTTTTATAATCGCTTTCCGGACGTAGCTGCTTTTGGCGGGCAGATTGCTGATAAGTCATTTGATGCATCGAAACGGCAGGTTTTAGTCAATACGCTTGAGCGGCAATATGCGGGTATTGCCAACAAGCCTGATTTTTCCGTATTACTTCAGCCCAATACATTTACCGTTACAACGGGCCATCAGCTGAATATTTTCACGGGGCCATTATACATTGTTTATAAGCTCATTACGACCATTAATCTGGCCCGAAAGCTGAAAGAAACGTATCCCGATTACAATTTCGTGCCTGTGTACTGGATGGCCACCGAAGATCACGACTTCGCCGAAATCAACCATTTTTCGATGTTCGGGAGAAGTTACGTCTGGCAAACCGAACAGCGTGGTGCTGTTGGAAGGATGAATCCACAGGAGCTAAAAGCGCTGTTTACCCAGATTCCGGAGAAACTAGCTTTGTTTGAAGAAGCCTATTTCAATCAGGACACCTTAGCAAATGCCGTTCGGTACTATATCAATGAATTGTTTGGTGCCGAAGGATTAGTTTGTCTGGACGCCGACGATGCGGCCCTCAAACGCCTTTTCGCGCCTGTTATGCGGGATGAACTTATTCATCATCGTTCAGGAGAACTAGTCCAACAAAAAACGCAGGAACTGGAAAATCTAGGGTATAAAACGGTAATCGCCCCGCGTGATATCAATCTGTTTTACCTCGACGATCAACTTCGTGAACGTATTGAACGTAAGGGAGATGGCACGTATAAAATAATTAATACACAGCTAAAATTTTCGGAGCCTGAGTTACTAGACATTTTAGAGCAGAACCCCGAACGCTTTAGCCCGAACGTTGTCTTACGTCCACTTTATCAGGAAACAATTCTGCCAAACCTGGCCTATATCGGAGGGCCGTCTGAGGTGCCTTACTGGTTGCAGTTGAAAGGCGTTTTTGAACATTTTCAGACAGCGTTCCCGATATTAATGCCGCGTAATTTTGCCATGTATGTTCCCGCTGTCAGTGCGAAGCGTATCTGCAAGCTCGGCCTCACCCCCGAAGAACTCTTTCAGGATACCCTTACGCTCAAACATGCGTATGTAGAACACCATGCCCGACATGCCCTTAAGTTCGATAATGAGAACAAGACGGTAAACAAGGCGCTGGATGCTATTTTGCATAAAGCGCAGATGGTCGATCCGACGCTCGAAAAAGCCGTTCTGGCCGAAACCAAGCGGTTTGCCAACGCCGTTGCCCGACTCGAAAAGAAAATGCGACGGGCCGAAGAGCGAAATCAGGAAACGGGCGTTCGGCAATTACTGGCCGTTAAAAACGAGCTTTTCCCCAATGGAGGTTTACAGGAACGAAGCGAAAACTTCCTGACATTTTACCTGACAGATCGCCAGTTTCTCCAGAAAATGCTAGCCGTTTTCAATCCATTCGATTACCGAATGCAGCTTTGTTTGGAGTAA
- a CDS encoding DUF2256 domain-containing protein, whose protein sequence is MQKKENLPTKLCPACNRPFSWRKKWEKNWEHVVYCSEACRRSGKRQKTSPDPE, encoded by the coding sequence ATGCAGAAAAAGGAAAATTTGCCAACTAAACTTTGCCCGGCCTGTAATCGGCCGTTTAGCTGGCGGAAAAAATGGGAGAAAAATTGGGAACATGTCGTGTATTGTAGCGAGGCTTGTCGACGAAGTGGCAAGCGGCAAAAAACAAGCCCAGATCCAGAATAA
- the rpmG gene encoding 50S ribosomal protein L33 → MAKKGANRIQVILECTEQKDSGVPGMSRYITTKNRKNTPARIERKKYNPFLKKVTVHKEIK, encoded by the coding sequence ATGGCAAAGAAAGGCGCCAATAGAATCCAGGTTATTCTGGAATGCACCGAGCAAAAAGACAGCGGTGTACCCGGCATGTCCCGGTACATCACCACGAAAAACCGGAAAAATACGCCAGCGCGTATCGAACGGAAGAAATACAACCCGTTTCTGAAGAAAGTAACGGTACATAAAGAAATTAAATAG
- a CDS encoding DUF4295 domain-containing protein translates to MAKKVVATLKTKDNGKAFAKIIKAVKSPKTGAYTFKEEMVPVDEIQAALKS, encoded by the coding sequence ATGGCAAAAAAGGTAGTTGCAACCCTGAAAACGAAGGATAACGGCAAGGCATTCGCCAAAATCATCAAAGCCGTGAAATCGCCTAAAACTGGCGCTTATACCTTCAAAGAAGAAATGGTTCCCGTTGATGAAATTCAGGCTGCGCTGAAAAGCTAG
- the rimO gene encoding 30S ribosomal protein S12 methylthiotransferase RimO, which translates to MKTKGVRTNKINIVTLGCSKNLVDSEVLFTQLKGNGMNVTHESKKDDANIVVINTCGFIDNAKEESINTILRYVDAKEAGIVDKVYVTGCLSHRYKDELEVEMPTVDAWFGTNELPRMLKTLRADYKHELVGERLLTTPAHYAYLKIAEGCDRPCSFCAIPLMRGGHVSRPIEELITEAKSLARRGTKELILIAQDLTYYGLDLYKKRNLADLINQLADVEGIDWIRLQYAYPSGFPLEVLDVMRDRPNVCNYLDMPLQAGSTELLKLMRRGITREKTEDLIHTIRDRVPGITLRTTLIVGHPGETEAMFGETYEFVERMRFDRMGVFTYSHEDQTHSFTMPDDVPADIKQERADELMELQQGISHELNQKKVGQTYKVLFDRKEGGYFIGRTEADSPEVDNEVLVPASQYVRMGDFANVRINRADDFDLYGEVVS; encoded by the coding sequence ATGAAAACCAAAGGAGTACGTACTAATAAAATCAATATCGTCACGCTCGGTTGCTCAAAGAACCTCGTGGATTCGGAGGTGCTGTTTACGCAACTCAAGGGCAATGGTATGAACGTGACGCACGAATCGAAAAAAGACGATGCCAACATTGTCGTGATCAATACGTGTGGTTTTATCGACAATGCGAAAGAAGAGTCGATCAATACCATTTTGCGCTATGTCGATGCGAAAGAAGCTGGGATTGTCGATAAAGTTTACGTAACGGGTTGTTTATCGCACCGTTACAAAGACGAACTCGAAGTCGAAATGCCGACCGTTGATGCCTGGTTTGGCACTAACGAGTTGCCTCGAATGCTGAAAACGCTCCGTGCCGATTACAAACACGAACTCGTTGGCGAACGACTCCTGACAACTCCGGCTCACTACGCCTATCTAAAAATTGCCGAAGGCTGCGACCGTCCCTGTTCATTCTGTGCTATTCCGCTTATGCGCGGAGGACACGTATCACGCCCAATAGAAGAGCTGATCACCGAAGCAAAGTCGTTAGCTCGGCGAGGCACCAAAGAATTAATTCTCATCGCTCAGGATTTGACCTATTATGGTCTTGATCTCTATAAAAAACGTAACCTTGCGGACCTCATCAATCAGTTAGCCGATGTAGAAGGCATTGACTGGATTCGGTTGCAGTACGCCTATCCATCAGGCTTCCCGCTGGAAGTACTGGATGTAATGCGAGATCGCCCAAACGTTTGTAATTACCTGGACATGCCGTTACAGGCGGGTTCAACTGAGTTGCTGAAACTCATGCGTCGGGGTATTACGCGAGAAAAAACCGAAGACCTGATTCATACCATTCGTGACCGGGTACCGGGTATTACGCTCCGCACAACGCTAATCGTGGGACACCCCGGTGAAACGGAAGCTATGTTTGGGGAGACGTATGAATTCGTAGAACGGATGCGTTTCGATCGGATGGGCGTGTTTACCTACTCTCACGAAGATCAGACTCACTCGTTTACTATGCCCGACGATGTTCCAGCTGATATTAAACAGGAACGAGCCGACGAGCTTATGGAGTTGCAACAGGGCATTTCGCACGAACTGAACCAGAAGAAAGTCGGGCAAACGTACAAAGTGCTGTTTGATCGGAAAGAAGGCGGCTACTTTATTGGTCGTACCGAAGCTGACTCACCCGAAGTGGACAACGAAGTATTGGTACCAGCCAGTCAGTACGTTCGGATGGGCGATTTTGCGAACGTACGCATTAACCGAGCCGATGATTTTGATTTATACGGAGAGGTTGTCTCCTGA
- the ftsY gene encoding signal recognition particle-docking protein FtsY, which yields MALFGLFSKEKKETLDKGLEKTKDSFFSKLGRAVVGKSTIDEEVLDELENVLISSDVGVETTVKIIRQIEERVARDKYMGTDELDRILREEIATLLSDNNTSDVPDDFDLPVGKKPYVIMVVGVNGVGKTTTIGKLAAQFHKRGKQVVLGAGDTFRAAAVDQLKLWGDRVGVPVISHGMNTDPSAVAFDAVKKATDMNADVVIIDTAGRLHTKINLMNELTKIKRVMQKFTPDAPHEVLLVLDGSTGQNAFIQATEFTKATEVTALAITKLDGTAKGGVVIGISDQFKIPVKYIGVGEKIEDLQTFNKMEFVDSFFKK from the coding sequence ATGGCTCTATTCGGCTTATTCTCGAAAGAAAAAAAAGAAACACTCGACAAAGGATTAGAGAAAACGAAAGACAGTTTTTTCTCGAAACTTGGCCGGGCCGTCGTTGGCAAATCGACCATTGACGAAGAAGTTCTCGACGAACTCGAGAATGTTCTCATTTCATCGGATGTAGGCGTTGAAACAACTGTCAAAATTATACGCCAGATCGAAGAACGCGTTGCCCGCGACAAATACATGGGCACCGACGAACTCGACCGGATACTCCGCGAAGAGATTGCCACCTTGCTTTCGGATAATAACACTAGCGATGTCCCCGACGACTTTGATTTACCTGTCGGGAAGAAGCCCTATGTAATTATGGTTGTCGGTGTTAATGGCGTTGGCAAAACCACAACGATTGGCAAACTGGCGGCTCAATTTCACAAACGTGGCAAACAGGTTGTATTAGGCGCTGGCGATACGTTCCGGGCAGCAGCCGTAGATCAACTCAAACTCTGGGGCGATCGCGTTGGTGTACCCGTCATTTCGCATGGAATGAACACCGATCCTTCGGCAGTGGCCTTCGATGCTGTTAAAAAAGCAACCGATATGAACGCCGATGTGGTCATTATAGACACAGCTGGTCGGTTACATACCAAAATTAACCTGATGAACGAGCTGACCAAGATTAAGCGCGTCATGCAGAAGTTCACTCCCGATGCACCGCACGAGGTACTTTTGGTGTTAGACGGCTCAACCGGGCAAAATGCGTTTATTCAGGCAACCGAATTCACAAAAGCAACCGAGGTTACGGCACTTGCCATCACCAAACTAGATGGAACGGCCAAGGGTGGTGTAGTTATTGGAATTTCAGATCAATTTAAAATTCCGGTTAAATACATTGGCGTTGGCGAGAAAATAGAGGACTTGCAAACATTCAACAAGATGGAGTTTGTGGATTCGTTCTTTAAGAAATGA
- a CDS encoding NADH-quinone oxidoreductase subunit D, which yields MTTQTIQYEYAPGHFRASEPGVYRPEMLQEGEMILNMGPQHPSTHGVLRLEVVTDGEIIVDVVPHLGYLHRCFEKHAQSLPFNQAIPFVDRLDYLAAMNCEHAFVMGVERMLGIQNDIPKRTEYIRVLVAELNRIAAHFVGIGTYALDIGAYTPFLWLMRDREHIQRLLEWVSGARMLYNYIWVGGLFYDLPVGFEERCREFISYLKPKLVELQQLVIENDIFIKRTANVGVLPLPVAINYGCTGPMLRGSGLRYDLRRVDGYSVYPELDFDIPIGEGKMGTVGDCWDRNNVRVLECHESIRIIEQCLDQLMGDHRRTRDYDPQAVVPKKIRPKAMDFYARAESAKGELGFFFRTDGKSDVPVRCKSRSCCFHNLSVIHEISRGAMLADLVAIIGSIDVVMGEVDR from the coding sequence ATGACCACGCAAACAATTCAATACGAGTACGCTCCCGGCCATTTCCGGGCTTCGGAACCTGGCGTCTATCGACCCGAAATGCTTCAGGAAGGGGAGATGATTCTGAATATGGGACCGCAACACCCATCAACGCATGGTGTATTGCGGCTCGAAGTGGTTACCGATGGAGAAATTATTGTTGACGTAGTTCCGCATCTAGGTTATCTGCACCGTTGTTTTGAGAAACATGCGCAGTCATTGCCCTTCAATCAGGCAATTCCGTTCGTAGATCGACTCGATTATCTGGCTGCAATGAACTGCGAACATGCCTTTGTGATGGGCGTTGAGCGAATGCTGGGTATTCAGAACGATATTCCGAAACGTACCGAATACATCCGGGTGCTGGTAGCCGAATTGAATCGTATTGCGGCCCACTTTGTCGGCATTGGGACATACGCACTCGATATTGGTGCCTATACGCCTTTTCTCTGGCTCATGCGCGATCGTGAGCATATTCAGCGGCTGCTCGAGTGGGTAAGTGGGGCCCGGATGTTGTATAATTATATTTGGGTAGGGGGCTTATTTTATGATCTTCCGGTAGGGTTTGAAGAACGATGCCGGGAGTTCATTTCCTATTTGAAACCCAAATTAGTAGAGCTACAACAGCTGGTTATTGAGAATGATATTTTCATAAAACGAACGGCTAATGTGGGCGTTCTTCCCTTACCCGTTGCCATTAATTATGGCTGTACAGGCCCGATGCTTCGTGGTTCTGGATTACGGTATGATTTACGTCGGGTAGATGGTTATTCGGTTTACCCTGAGCTAGACTTCGATATTCCGATTGGCGAAGGGAAGATGGGAACGGTTGGCGATTGCTGGGATCGCAACAATGTACGGGTACTAGAGTGTCACGAATCTATTCGCATTATTGAGCAGTGTTTGGATCAACTTATGGGTGATCATAGACGTACCCGTGACTACGATCCACAAGCAGTTGTGCCAAAGAAAATTCGCCCTAAAGCAATGGATTTCTACGCTCGTGCTGAAAGTGCTAAGGGTGAACTTGGCTTTTTCTTTCGCACGGATGGCAAATCAGACGTGCCTGTGCGCTGCAAATCCCGCTCGTGTTGCTTTCACAATCTGTCCGTCATTCACGAAATCAGCCGGGGCGCTATGCTAGCCGATTTGGTAGCGATAATCGGATCAATTGATGTCGTGATGGGGGAAGTGGATCGGTGA
- a CDS encoding tetratricopeptide repeat protein, producing the protein MKKFVLTVWLMSMASLAQAQLYDPSAFDKKYDGLLKHPGVQIESAEAINQMYNYKFYEADKEFRWLRLRYPKHPMPTFLMGLAEWWKIVPNTDVTDYDDQCLMYMDSTITLAEELYDNSENKLEPAFFLAAAYAFKSRLYSERKKWTKATFAGKNALKYFEKCKGNADFSPELLFGDGMYNYYAQWIPENYPLLKPILIFFPKGNKANGIKELEKTANTAFYTRVEARYFLVQIYSMENQYDKAYQMSKYMAEQYPDNPFFERYFARSAFVTGRLNEAERISKDILEKVSRTQSGYEGVSGRTAAYILAYVNSVFYNNVAEAKKYYQQSVDFSKQTNSTTSGYYLSSLIGLAKIANGEKNYDLAQTYFNEVLDKAERKSSQYKEAKKALDDAKKARREERRKRKE; encoded by the coding sequence ATGAAGAAATTTGTGTTGACGGTTTGGCTGATGAGTATGGCTAGTTTAGCCCAGGCTCAGCTTTATGATCCGTCGGCGTTTGATAAAAAGTATGATGGTCTATTGAAGCATCCAGGCGTTCAGATTGAATCGGCGGAGGCTATCAATCAGATGTACAACTATAAGTTCTACGAAGCCGACAAAGAGTTTCGGTGGCTGCGTTTGCGTTATCCGAAACACCCAATGCCGACGTTCTTAATGGGGCTGGCCGAGTGGTGGAAAATCGTTCCAAATACCGACGTCACAGATTATGATGACCAGTGCTTAATGTACATGGATTCGACCATTACATTGGCCGAAGAATTATACGATAACAGTGAGAACAAGCTCGAACCGGCATTTTTCCTGGCAGCTGCTTACGCCTTTAAAAGCCGACTTTATTCGGAGCGAAAAAAATGGACAAAGGCCACCTTTGCGGGTAAGAATGCCCTAAAGTACTTTGAGAAATGTAAGGGGAATGCCGATTTCAGTCCTGAACTGCTCTTTGGGGATGGGATGTACAATTATTACGCCCAGTGGATTCCCGAAAATTACCCATTACTGAAGCCAATCCTGATCTTTTTTCCCAAAGGGAATAAAGCAAACGGGATCAAAGAGTTAGAGAAAACGGCGAATACGGCTTTCTATACACGTGTTGAAGCCCGTTACTTTCTGGTTCAGATTTATAGTATGGAGAATCAGTACGATAAAGCGTATCAGATGTCGAAGTACATGGCTGAGCAATATCCTGATAACCCATTCTTTGAGCGGTACTTTGCCCGGTCGGCCTTTGTAACAGGGCGCTTGAACGAAGCCGAACGGATTTCTAAAGATATTCTGGAAAAAGTGAGTCGCACGCAGTCTGGTTATGAGGGCGTTAGCGGACGGACAGCGGCCTATATCCTGGCCTACGTTAACAGCGTGTTTTATAACAACGTAGCCGAAGCGAAGAAATACTACCAACAATCGGTAGACTTCTCGAAGCAGACAAATTCGACAACGTCGGGGTATTATTTATCGTCGTTGATCGGATTGGCGAAGATTGCGAATGGAGAGAAAAACTACGACCTGGCCCAGACCTACTTTAATGAAGTACTAGACAAAGCGGAACGAAAATCCAGTCAGTACAAGGAGGCTAAAAAAGCGCTTGATGACGCGAAAAAGGCAAGACGGGAGGAGCGAAGGAAGAGGAAGGAATGA
- the hpt gene encoding hypoxanthine phosphoribosyltransferase gives MITIKDKTFVPFITSEAIQERIQELAEQINQAYAGKTPLIVVVLNGAFLFAADLAKRLTIPCEITFLRVSSYKGTESTGQLKEILGLTESVANRDLIVVEDIVDTGKTLCDIRDQLQAQGPSSLAIATLLFKPEALQKPIDLQYVGFEIENKFVLGYGLDYDGLGRNTPDILVLE, from the coding sequence ATGATAACGATAAAAGATAAAACGTTTGTCCCGTTTATTACTTCCGAAGCGATTCAGGAACGCATTCAGGAACTGGCCGAACAAATTAATCAGGCATACGCTGGTAAAACTCCCCTCATAGTCGTTGTCCTGAACGGGGCTTTTTTATTCGCGGCTGATCTGGCAAAGCGTTTAACAATTCCCTGTGAAATCACGTTTCTCCGAGTCTCCTCCTACAAAGGAACGGAATCGACCGGGCAACTGAAAGAAATCCTGGGCCTTACCGAATCTGTTGCCAACCGTGACCTTATTGTGGTCGAAGATATTGTCGACACAGGCAAAACCCTCTGCGACATACGCGATCAACTTCAGGCACAAGGTCCCTCATCGCTGGCAATCGCGACATTACTCTTCAAACCAGAAGCCCTACAAAAGCCAATTGACTTACAGTACGTTGGATTCGAAATCGAAAACAAATTCGTTTTGGGTTATGGTCTGGATTATGATGGTTTGGGTCGGAATACGCCCGATATATTGGTGTTAGAATGA